One genomic segment of Gemmatimonadota bacterium includes these proteins:
- the rplD gene encoding 50S ribosomal protein L4, producing the protein MFKAPVFTADGEKQGETRLPKALFDGTVHEPAMWQAVKAYLANQRQATASTRTRAEVSGGNRKPWRQKGTGRARQGSTRSPHWRGGGAVFGPQPVRNYHQDLPKQVRWLARRSAYNTRAQDGAVWVVQQLDFDAPRTRRVTGLLGNLGVAGNVLLLTDGHKPLVYLSARNLPGVRVRPFGQESAYDVLWADSLVIEEAALKRAREVAHA; encoded by the coding sequence ACGCGGCTGCCCAAGGCCCTGTTCGATGGAACCGTCCACGAGCCGGCCATGTGGCAGGCGGTAAAGGCGTACCTGGCCAACCAGCGGCAGGCTACGGCGTCCACCCGGACCCGGGCCGAGGTGTCGGGGGGCAACCGCAAGCCGTGGCGGCAGAAGGGAACCGGCCGCGCCCGCCAGGGCTCGACCCGCTCGCCACATTGGCGAGGTGGCGGCGCCGTCTTCGGGCCGCAGCCGGTACGGAACTACCACCAGGACCTGCCCAAGCAGGTGCGCTGGCTGGCGCGTCGCTCCGCCTACAACACACGGGCGCAAGACGGAGCGGTCTGGGTGGTTCAGCAGCTCGACTTCGACGCCCCCCGCACCAGGCGCGTCACGGGACTGCTCGGGAACCTGGGTGTCGCCGGCAACGTCCTGCTGCTGACGGACGGGCACAAGCCGCTCGTCTACCTATCCGCCCGCAACCTACCGGGCGTGCGCGTCCGGCCGTTCGGGCAGGAGTCCGCTTACGACGTGCTGTGGGCGGACAGCCTGGTCATCGAGGAAGCGGCGCTCAAACGCGCGCGGGAGGTGGCACATGCGTGA
- a CDS encoding 50S ribosomal protein L23: MRDPRDVLIRPVVTERSTALADAQAAYTFVVAPAANKLEIRRAVESLFGVRVIDVRTMNYRGKWRRVGRSLGRRPGYKKAVVRLAAGERIDVYEGT, encoded by the coding sequence ATGCGTGATCCGCGCGACGTCCTGATCCGCCCCGTAGTGACGGAGCGTTCGACGGCGCTGGCCGACGCACAGGCGGCCTACACCTTCGTGGTGGCGCCGGCGGCCAACAAGCTCGAGATCCGTCGCGCCGTGGAATCGCTGTTCGGCGTCCGCGTCATCGACGTCCGGACCATGAACTACCGGGGCAAGTGGCGCCGCGTCGGCCGCAGCCTGGGCCGCCGCCCGGGCTACAAGAAAGCGGTGGTCCGGCTGGCAGCGGGCGAGCGCATCGACGTCTACGAGGGAACCTAG
- the rplB gene encoding 50S ribosomal protein L2 translates to MPIKKFKPVTPGTRFRSVSAFEEVTREGPERSLTEPLKKTGGRNHHGHITSRRRGGGHRRLYRRIDFRRDKWGVPARVVAVEYDPNRSANIALLQYADGEKRYILHPRGLVPGETVVSGPGSDVRIGNALPIGEMPLGTVVHNIELKPRKGGQIVRSAGAGAQVMAKEGDYVTLRLPSSEVRMVRKECLATIGQLGNVDHELQSIGKAGANRWRGRRPRVRGVAMNPVDHPLGGGEGKSSGGRPPTSPWGKPEGKKTRKHKKESNKYIVRGRKRGKSTL, encoded by the coding sequence ATGCCCATTAAGAAGTTCAAGCCGGTGACACCCGGCACCCGGTTCCGCTCCGTGAGCGCGTTCGAGGAGGTCACGCGGGAAGGGCCCGAACGCTCGTTGACCGAGCCGCTCAAGAAGACGGGCGGCCGGAACCATCACGGGCACATCACCTCGCGCAGGCGGGGCGGCGGCCACCGGAGACTCTACCGCCGCATCGATTTCCGGCGCGACAAGTGGGGAGTCCCCGCCCGCGTGGTCGCGGTCGAGTACGATCCGAACCGCTCGGCCAATATTGCGCTGCTCCAGTACGCGGACGGCGAGAAGCGCTACATCCTGCACCCGCGCGGGCTCGTGCCCGGCGAGACCGTGGTGAGCGGGCCGGGCTCCGACGTGCGCATTGGCAATGCCCTGCCCATCGGCGAGATGCCGCTGGGCACAGTGGTGCACAACATTGAGCTCAAGCCCCGGAAGGGCGGGCAGATCGTGCGCTCCGCCGGGGCCGGCGCCCAGGTGATGGCCAAGGAGGGGGACTACGTGACGCTCCGCCTGCCCTCGAGCGAGGTGCGCATGGTCCGCAAAGAGTGCCTGGCCACCATCGGCCAGTTGGGCAACGTGGACCACGAGCTCCAGAGCATCGGGAAGGCGGGTGCCAACCGTTGGCGGGGCCGGCGCCCGCGCGTGCGCGGCGTGGCCATGAACCCCGTGGACCACCCGCTGGGTGGTGGCGAGGGCAAGAGCTCGGGCGGCCGGCCGCCCACCTCGCCCTGGGGCAAACCGGAGGGGAAGAAGACGCGCAAGCACAAGAAGGAATCCAACAAGTACATCGTGCGCGGCCGCAAGCGCGGCAAGTCAACGCTGTAG
- the rpsS gene encoding 30S ribosomal protein S19, whose translation MSRSIKKGPYIDGKLLEKVERMNARGEKRVLKTWARASTISPEFVGHTLAVHNGNKFIPVYITENMVGHKLGEFAPTRLFRGHGGKLADKRARVK comes from the coding sequence ATGAGCAGATCGATCAAGAAGGGACCCTACATCGACGGCAAGCTGCTCGAAAAGGTCGAGCGGATGAACGCGCGAGGGGAAAAGCGGGTGCTGAAGACGTGGGCCCGCGCTTCGACCATCTCGCCCGAGTTCGTCGGGCATACGCTGGCCGTGCACAACGGTAACAAGTTCATCCCGGTCTATATCACAGAGAACATGGTCGGCCACAAGCTGGGCGAGTTTGCGCCCACCCGCCTCTTCCGGGGGCATGGTGGCAAGCTGGCCGACAAGCGAGCAAGAGTGAAGTAG